A region from the Mycobacterium heidelbergense genome encodes:
- the rplS gene encoding 50S ribosomal protein L19, with amino-acid sequence MNRLDFVDQASLRDDIPAFSPGDTINVHVKVIEGAKERIQVFKGAVIRRQGGGIRETFTVRKESYGVGVERTFPVHSPNIDHIEVVTRGDVRRAKLYYLRELRGKKAKIKEKR; translated from the coding sequence ATGAACAGGCTGGACTTCGTCGACCAGGCGTCGCTGCGCGACGACATCCCGGCCTTCAGCCCGGGCGACACCATCAACGTGCACGTCAAGGTCATCGAGGGCGCCAAGGAGCGCATCCAGGTGTTCAAGGGTGCGGTGATCCGCCGACAGGGCGGGGGCATCCGCGAGACGTTCACCGTGCGCAAGGAGAGCTACGGGGTTGGCGTCGAGCGGACCTTCCCGGTGCATTCGCCGAACATCGACCATATCGAGGTGGTGACCCGTGGCGATGTCCGCCGCGCCAAGCTGTACTACCTGCGTGAACTCCGCGGCAAGAAGGCCAAGATCAAGGAGAAGCGCTGA
- a CDS encoding serine hydrolase, which produces MRVRPLSVLAAMAAVTLVLAGCDEALLETQARGSGKPVRSAPARLLPAQQETIQLLLDTIKVSGMSGAGIGGLQARIQQAVDEAAAGGATLSVAVLDRKTRELVSSGNTQIVGTASVAKLFIADDLLLQESEGKTTLSPDDRQALDVMLQSSDDGAAERFWSQGGGDTIITQVAARYGLSSTTPPSDGRWWNTTSSLTDLVHYYDMLLAGSGGLPAERATIIVNDLAQSTPTGVDGYPQRFGIPEGLFAEPVAVKQGWMCCIGSDWMHLSTGVIGADHRYVMVVQSLQPSDDATARQTITQAVKTIFPSGRI; this is translated from the coding sequence ATGCGCGTCCGCCCGCTCAGCGTGCTCGCCGCGATGGCGGCGGTGACGCTGGTGTTGGCCGGGTGCGACGAGGCGCTGCTCGAGACGCAGGCCCGGGGATCCGGCAAGCCGGTGCGCAGCGCGCCCGCCCGCCTGTTGCCGGCGCAACAGGAGACCATCCAACTGCTGCTCGACACCATCAAGGTCTCCGGGATGTCCGGCGCAGGGATCGGCGGCCTGCAGGCACGCATCCAGCAGGCGGTCGACGAAGCCGCCGCCGGCGGGGCCACCCTCTCGGTGGCCGTCCTCGACCGCAAGACGCGCGAGTTGGTCTCCAGCGGCAACACCCAGATCGTCGGCACCGCATCGGTGGCCAAGCTCTTCATCGCCGACGACCTGCTCCTGCAGGAATCCGAGGGCAAGACCACCCTGTCCCCCGACGACCGCCAGGCCCTGGACGTCATGTTGCAGTCATCCGACGACGGCGCCGCCGAGAGGTTCTGGAGTCAGGGCGGCGGCGACACCATCATCACCCAGGTCGCGGCCCGGTACGGGCTGTCCTCCACCACCCCGCCCAGCGACGGCCGCTGGTGGAACACGACGAGCTCGCTGACCGACCTGGTCCACTACTACGACATGCTGCTCGCCGGGTCGGGCGGGCTGCCCGCGGAGCGGGCCACGATCATCGTCAACGACCTGGCCCAGTCCACCCCGACCGGGGTCGACGGCTATCCGCAGCGGTTCGGCATTCCCGAGGGCCTGTTCGCCGAGCCGGTGGCCGTGAAGCAGGGCTGGATGTGCTGCATCGGCAGCGACTGGATGCACCTGTCGACCGGCGTGATCGGCGCCGACCACCGCTACGTCATGGTGGTCCAGTCGCTTCAGCCCTCCGACGACGCCACCGCGCGCCAGACGATCACCCAGGCCGTCAAGACGATATTCCCCAGCGGCCGAATCTGA
- the rpsB gene encoding 30S ribosomal protein S2 — protein sequence MAVVTMKQLLDSGTHFGHQTRRWNPKMKRFIFTDRNGIYIIDLQQTLTFIDKAYEFVKETVAHGGSVLFVGTKKQAQESVAAEATRVGMPYVNQRWLGGMLTNFSTVHKRLQRLKELEAMEQTGGFEGRTKKEILGLTREKNKLERSLGGIRDMNKVPSAIWVVDTNKEHIAVGEARKLGIPVIAILDTNCDPDEVDYPIPGNDDAIRSAALLTKVIASAVAEGLQARAGVGRGDGKPEAESAEPLAEWEQELLASATTTAAPTEAAAGATESTTDPS from the coding sequence ATGGCCGTAGTCACCATGAAGCAGCTGCTGGACAGCGGCACCCACTTCGGGCATCAGACCCGTCGCTGGAATCCCAAGATGAAGCGGTTCATCTTCACCGACCGCAACGGCATCTACATCATCGACCTGCAGCAGACGCTGACCTTCATCGACAAGGCGTACGAGTTCGTCAAGGAGACCGTCGCCCACGGTGGCAGCGTGCTGTTCGTCGGCACCAAGAAGCAGGCGCAGGAGTCGGTCGCGGCCGAGGCCACCCGCGTCGGCATGCCGTACGTGAACCAGCGCTGGCTGGGCGGCATGCTCACCAACTTCTCCACCGTGCACAAGCGGCTGCAGCGCCTCAAGGAGCTCGAGGCGATGGAGCAGACCGGCGGCTTCGAGGGCCGCACCAAGAAGGAAATCCTGGGCCTGACCCGCGAGAAGAACAAGCTGGAGCGCAGCCTCGGCGGCATCCGGGACATGAACAAGGTGCCGTCGGCGATCTGGGTCGTCGACACCAACAAGGAGCACATCGCCGTCGGCGAGGCCCGCAAGCTGGGCATCCCGGTCATCGCGATCCTGGACACCAACTGCGACCCCGACGAGGTCGACTACCCGATCCCGGGCAACGACGACGCGATCCGCTCGGCCGCGCTGCTGACCAAGGTGATCGCCTCCGCGGTCGCCGAGGGGCTGCAGGCCCGCGCCGGCGTGGGACGCGGCGACGGCAAGCCCGAGGCGGAGTCCGCCGAGCCGCTCGCCGAGTGGGAGCAGGAGCTGCTGGCCTCGGCGACAACGACGGCCGCCCCCACCGAAGCC
- a CDS encoding GAF and ANTAR domain-containing protein has translation MADESNADPGGGKADPATVFAALAEIIYRGSDAREMYAAICVAATLSIRGCDHASLLVREGDRYVTVGASDRIAQAVDELERRAGDGPCIDAIEEETPQIDTDLTSPSLWPRLASVLVEETPVRGAMGFRLLVDKRKGAALNLFSDSPNLFDAESAGRAAVLAAFASVAINAVAKGEDASTLRQGLLSNREIGKAVGMLMLLHELTEDQAFDLLRRHSQDVNVKLAEVARAVIENRGQLPSNDENQPLTSR, from the coding sequence GTGGCAGACGAATCGAATGCGGACCCGGGCGGCGGGAAGGCCGACCCGGCGACCGTCTTCGCCGCCCTCGCCGAGATCATCTATCGGGGCTCCGACGCCAGGGAGATGTACGCGGCCATCTGCGTCGCGGCGACCCTGAGCATCCGCGGCTGCGATCACGCCAGCCTGCTGGTGCGTGAAGGCGACCGGTACGTCACCGTCGGCGCGAGCGATCGGATCGCGCAGGCGGTCGACGAACTCGAGCGGCGGGCCGGCGACGGCCCGTGCATCGACGCGATCGAGGAAGAGACTCCGCAGATCGACACGGACCTGACGTCGCCGTCCCTGTGGCCCAGGCTGGCGTCCGTCCTGGTCGAGGAGACGCCGGTGCGCGGGGCCATGGGCTTTCGGCTCCTGGTCGACAAACGCAAGGGGGCCGCTCTCAACCTCTTCAGCGACAGCCCCAACCTGTTCGACGCCGAGTCCGCCGGGCGGGCGGCGGTGCTGGCCGCGTTCGCCAGCGTGGCCATCAACGCCGTCGCCAAGGGGGAAGACGCCAGCACCCTGCGCCAGGGGCTGCTCAGCAACCGCGAGATCGGCAAGGCCGTCGGCATGTTGATGCTGCTGCACGAGTTGACCGAGGATCAGGCGTTCGATCTGCTGCGCCGGCACTCCCAGGACGTCAACGTCAAGCTGGCCGAGGTGGCGCGGGCGGTCATCGAGAATCGCGGTCAGCTGCCATCCAACGACGAGAACCAGCCCCTGACGAGCCGGTGA
- a CDS encoding lactate 2-monooxygenase, with protein sequence MAVPPHFGDYQNEIYLRGLGGVVPSLPMAFAELEGKAEAALPPSVWSYVAGGAGDERTQQANCTAFERWGLIPRMFVGAAQRDLSVELFGMTLPSPLFMAPIGVIGLCAQDGHGDLATAHAAAVTGVPMVASTLTVDPMEDVAAALGDTPGFFQLYTPTDRDLAASLVHRAEAAGFKGIVVTLDTWVTGWRPRDLSTSNFPQLRGHCLANYTSDPVFRAGLQRPPEEDPQGAVLRWVQVFGSPLTWDDLPWLRSLTDLPLLVKGICHPDDARRARDGGVDGIYCSNHGGRQANGGLPAIDCLPGVVEAADGLPVLFDSGIRSGADVIKALALGATAVGVGRPYAYGLALGGVDGVVHVLRALLAEADLIMAVDGYRTLKDLTPDTLRRVD encoded by the coding sequence ATGGCAGTGCCGCCCCATTTCGGGGACTACCAGAACGAGATCTACCTGCGGGGCCTGGGCGGGGTGGTGCCGTCGCTGCCGATGGCCTTCGCGGAGCTCGAGGGCAAGGCCGAGGCGGCGCTGCCGCCGTCCGTGTGGTCCTACGTCGCCGGGGGAGCGGGCGACGAGCGCACGCAGCAGGCCAACTGCACGGCCTTCGAGCGGTGGGGGCTCATCCCGCGGATGTTCGTCGGCGCCGCTCAACGCGACCTGTCCGTCGAGCTGTTCGGGATGACCCTGCCGTCGCCGCTCTTCATGGCGCCGATCGGCGTCATCGGCCTCTGCGCGCAGGACGGCCACGGCGACCTGGCCACCGCCCACGCGGCCGCGGTCACCGGCGTCCCGATGGTGGCCTCGACGCTGACCGTCGACCCGATGGAAGACGTCGCCGCCGCGCTGGGCGACACGCCCGGGTTCTTCCAGCTGTACACCCCGACCGACCGGGACCTGGCCGCGAGCCTGGTGCACCGCGCCGAGGCGGCCGGCTTCAAGGGCATCGTCGTCACCCTCGACACCTGGGTCACGGGCTGGCGCCCGCGGGACCTGAGCACGTCGAACTTTCCGCAGCTGCGCGGGCACTGCCTGGCCAACTACACCAGCGACCCGGTGTTTCGCGCCGGCCTGCAGCGCCCGCCGGAGGAGGATCCGCAAGGCGCGGTGCTGCGCTGGGTGCAGGTCTTCGGATCGCCGCTGACCTGGGACGACCTCCCGTGGCTGCGGTCACTGACCGACCTGCCGCTGCTCGTGAAGGGGATCTGCCACCCCGACGACGCCCGGCGCGCCAGGGACGGCGGCGTCGACGGCATCTACTGCTCCAACCACGGCGGCCGGCAGGCCAACGGCGGCCTGCCCGCGATCGATTGCCTGCCCGGGGTGGTGGAGGCCGCCGACGGGCTGCCCGTGCTCTTCGATTCGGGCATCCGCAGCGGCGCCGACGTCATCAAGGCGCTCGCGCTGGGCGCGACCGCGGTGGGCGTCGGCCGCCCGTACGCCTACGGCCTGGCGCTCGGGGGCGTCGACGGCGTCGTGCACGTCCTGCGCGCGCTGCTCGCCGAGGCGGACCTGATCATGGCCGTCGACGGATATCGGACGCTCAAAGATCTCACCCCGGACACGCTTCGGCGCGTCGACTGA
- a CDS encoding YifB family Mg chelatase-like AAA ATPase, translating into MALGRAFSVAVRGLDGAIVEIEADITSGLPGVHLVGLPDAALQESRDRVRAAVTNCGNSWPQARLTLALSPATLPKMGSVYDIALAAAVLSAQRKHPWERLEKTVLLGELSLDGRVRPVRGVLPAVLAAKRDGWPAVVVPADNLAEASLVDGIDVWGVRTLRQLQGWLGGSGGLHHRISAGVTEPEPTADLADVVGQAQARFAVEVAAAGAHHLMLTGPPGVGKTMLAQRLPGLLPPLSESESLEVTAIHSVAGLLSADTPLITLPPFVAPHHSSTVAALVGGGSGMARPGAVSRAHRGVLFLDECAEIRVSALEALRTPLEDGEIRLARRDGVARYPARFQLVLAANPCPCAPADPQDCVCAGAAKRRYLGKLSGPLMDRVDLRVQMHPVRAGAFAVTDGESTAQVRRRVAAARDAAAERWRPYGFRTNAEVSGTLLRRKFRPGDAAMDPLKRALDRGLLSIRGLDRTLRVAWSLADLAGLASPGLDEVAAALSFRQAGARR; encoded by the coding sequence ATGGCGCTGGGGCGCGCGTTCTCGGTCGCGGTCCGCGGGCTGGACGGCGCGATCGTGGAAATCGAGGCCGACATCACCTCCGGGCTGCCCGGTGTGCACCTGGTCGGGCTGCCCGATGCGGCCCTGCAGGAGTCGCGGGACCGGGTCCGCGCGGCGGTCACCAACTGCGGCAACAGCTGGCCCCAGGCCCGGCTCACGCTCGCGCTCTCGCCCGCGACGCTGCCGAAGATGGGATCGGTCTACGACATCGCGCTGGCCGCCGCGGTGCTTTCGGCGCAGCGCAAGCACCCGTGGGAACGCCTGGAAAAGACGGTGCTGCTCGGCGAGCTCTCGCTGGACGGGCGGGTCCGGCCGGTGCGCGGGGTGCTGCCCGCCGTGCTGGCCGCCAAACGCGACGGCTGGCCGGCCGTCGTCGTCCCGGCCGACAACTTGGCCGAGGCCAGCCTCGTCGACGGGATCGACGTCTGGGGCGTGCGCACGCTGCGGCAACTGCAGGGCTGGCTCGGCGGCTCCGGCGGGTTGCACCACAGGATCAGCGCGGGCGTCACGGAGCCGGAGCCGACGGCGGATCTGGCCGACGTGGTCGGGCAGGCGCAGGCGCGGTTCGCGGTGGAGGTCGCCGCCGCCGGGGCGCATCACCTCATGCTGACCGGGCCGCCCGGAGTGGGCAAAACGATGCTGGCGCAACGTCTTCCGGGATTGCTGCCGCCGCTGTCGGAAAGCGAGTCCCTGGAGGTCACCGCGATCCACTCGGTGGCGGGGCTGCTGTCGGCGGATACTCCGTTGATCACCCTGCCGCCGTTCGTGGCGCCACACCACAGTTCCACCGTGGCGGCGCTCGTCGGCGGGGGTTCGGGGATGGCCCGCCCCGGCGCCGTCAGCCGGGCGCATCGCGGCGTGCTGTTCCTCGACGAATGCGCCGAGATCCGCGTCAGCGCGCTGGAAGCCCTGCGAACACCGTTGGAGGACGGGGAAATTCGCCTTGCCCGCCGCGACGGCGTGGCCCGCTACCCGGCCCGCTTCCAGCTCGTGCTGGCGGCCAACCCGTGCCCGTGCGCGCCGGCCGATCCGCAGGACTGCGTCTGCGCCGGGGCGGCCAAACGCCGCTATCTGGGCAAGCTGTCCGGGCCGCTGATGGACCGGGTGGACCTGCGGGTGCAGATGCATCCGGTGCGCGCCGGGGCATTCGCGGTCACCGACGGCGAATCGACGGCGCAGGTGCGCCGGCGGGTGGCGGCGGCGCGCGACGCGGCCGCCGAGCGTTGGCGACCCTACGGGTTCCGCACCAACGCCGAAGTCAGCGGGACGCTGCTGCGGCGAAAGTTTCGCCCCGGCGACGCCGCGATGGACCCGCTGAAAAGGGCGCTGGACCGCGGGCTGCTCAGCATCCGCGGCCTGGATCGCACGTTGCGGGTCGCGTGGAGCCTGGCCGACCTGGCCGGCCTGGCATCGCCCGGGCTCGACGAGGTCGCCGCCGCGCTCAGCTTCCGGCAAGCGGGGGCGCGGCGATGA
- a CDS encoding YraN family protein, with protein MTTETTMTRIQLGAMGEALAVDHLTRMGLRILSRNWRCRYGELDVIAADEATGTVVFVEVKTRTGDGYGGLAHAVTPRKVARLRRLAALWLAGQDRRWAALRIDVIGVRVGPKNSGRTPELTHLQGIG; from the coding sequence ATGACCACCGAAACGACGATGACCCGGATCCAGCTGGGAGCGATGGGCGAGGCGCTCGCCGTGGACCACCTGACGAGGATGGGGTTGCGGATCTTGAGCCGCAACTGGCGCTGCCGCTACGGCGAGCTGGACGTGATCGCCGCCGACGAGGCCACCGGAACGGTGGTGTTCGTCGAGGTGAAAACCCGCACCGGCGACGGCTATGGCGGGCTGGCGCACGCGGTGACGCCCCGCAAGGTCGCGCGGTTGCGCCGGCTGGCCGCGCTGTGGCTGGCGGGACAAGACCGGCGGTGGGCGGCGCTGCGCATCGACGTGATCGGGGTGCGGGTCGGGCCTAAAAATTCAGGCCGCACCCCGGAGCTCACGCACCTGCAGGGGATCGGCTGA
- a CDS encoding tyrosine recombinase XerC — MEAILEEFDEYLALQCGRSAHTRRAYLGDVRSLFAFLDGRGLDALSLPLLRAWLAGAAGAGAARTTLARRTSSVKAFTAWASRRGLLTGDPAARLQVPKAHRTLPAVLRQDQALEAMTAAKSVAAQGDPMALRDRLIVEMLYATGIRVSELCGLDVDDMDARHRLVRVLGKGNKQRAAPFGVPAADALRAWLADGRPALATADSGPALLLGARGRRLDVRQARTVVHQTVAAVDGAPDMGPHGLRHSAATHLLEGGADLRVVQELLGHSSLATTQLYTHVAVSRLRAVHDQAHPRA; from the coding sequence GTGGAGGCGATCCTCGAGGAGTTCGACGAGTACCTGGCCCTGCAATGCGGCCGCTCGGCGCACACCCGCCGCGCATACCTCGGCGACGTGCGCTCGCTGTTCGCGTTTCTGGACGGGCGCGGCCTGGACGCGTTGAGCCTGCCGCTGCTGCGGGCGTGGCTGGCCGGCGCGGCCGGCGCCGGCGCGGCCCGCACGACCCTGGCCCGTCGCACCTCGTCGGTCAAGGCGTTCACCGCGTGGGCGTCGCGTCGCGGCCTGCTCACCGGCGATCCGGCGGCTCGGCTGCAGGTGCCCAAGGCCCACCGCACCCTGCCGGCGGTGCTGCGCCAGGACCAGGCGTTGGAGGCCATGACGGCCGCGAAATCCGTTGCGGCGCAAGGTGATCCGATGGCTTTGCGGGACCGGCTGATCGTCGAGATGCTCTACGCCACCGGCATCCGGGTGAGCGAGCTGTGCGGCCTCGACGTCGACGACATGGACGCTCGGCATCGGCTGGTGCGTGTCCTCGGCAAGGGCAACAAGCAGCGCGCCGCACCGTTCGGGGTGCCGGCCGCCGACGCGCTTCGCGCCTGGCTGGCCGACGGGCGTCCCGCCCTGGCGACCGCGGACTCGGGGCCGGCGCTGCTGCTGGGCGCCCGCGGCCGGCGGCTCGACGTGCGCCAGGCGCGCACCGTCGTGCACCAGACCGTCGCCGCGGTCGACGGCGCGCCCGACATGGGGCCGCACGGGCTGCGGCACAGCGCGGCCACGCACCTGCTCGAGGGCGGGGCCGACCTGCGGGTTGTCCAGGAGCTGCTCGGCCACTCCAGCCTGGCGACCACCCAGCTCTACACCCACGTCGCGGTGTCCCGGCTGCGGGCGGTGCACGACCAGGCCCACCCGCGGGCCTAA
- the lepB gene encoding signal peptidase I, which translates to MTDTPESPEPRPDAGESEPKVSTRDPDAPPEAVEPEPKKKSALREFAILAVIAVVLYYVMLTFVARPYLIPSESMEPTLHGCPGCVGDRIMVDKLTYRFGSPRPGDVVVFKGPPSWNAGYKSIRSNNTALRWVQNTLSFVGFVPPDENDLVKRVIAVGGQTVQCRADTGLTVNGRALKEPYLNAGTMMADPSKYPCLGSEFGPVAVPPGRLWVMGDNRTHSADSRAHCTSTPPDALKGILCTGDPTSGTVPVSNVIGKARFIVWPPSRWGGVGSVNPQQSQ; encoded by the coding sequence GTGACCGATACCCCGGAGTCACCCGAGCCCCGGCCCGACGCCGGTGAATCGGAGCCGAAGGTCTCCACCCGCGACCCCGACGCGCCCCCCGAAGCGGTCGAGCCGGAGCCCAAGAAGAAGTCCGCGCTGCGGGAATTCGCGATCCTGGCGGTGATCGCGGTGGTCCTCTACTACGTGATGCTGACGTTCGTCGCGCGCCCCTACCTGATCCCGTCGGAATCCATGGAGCCGACGCTGCACGGGTGCCCGGGCTGCGTCGGCGACCGGATCATGGTGGACAAGCTCACCTACCGCTTCGGCTCGCCGCGGCCCGGCGATGTGGTCGTCTTCAAGGGGCCGCCGTCGTGGAACGCCGGATACAAGTCGATCCGCTCGAACAACACCGCGCTGCGCTGGGTGCAGAACACGCTGTCCTTCGTCGGTTTCGTGCCGCCCGACGAGAACGACCTGGTCAAGCGGGTGATCGCGGTCGGCGGACAGACGGTGCAGTGCCGGGCGGATACCGGGTTGACGGTCAACGGCAGGGCGCTCAAGGAGCCGTACCTGAACGCGGGCACCATGATGGCCGACCCGTCGAAGTACCCGTGCCTGGGCAGCGAGTTCGGGCCGGTCGCCGTCCCGCCCGGGCGGCTGTGGGTGATGGGCGACAACCGCACGCATTCCGCGGACTCGCGGGCCCACTGCACCAGCACCCCGCCCGACGCGCTCAAGGGCATCCTGTGCACGGGCGACCCGACGTCGGGGACCGTGCCGGTGTCCAACGTCATCGGCAAGGCGAGGTTCATCGTGTGGCCGCCGTCGCGGTGGGGCGGCGTGGGATCGGTGAACCCCCAGCAGAGCCAGTAG
- a CDS encoding DUF2469 domain-containing protein — MSAEDLEKYETEMELSLYREYKDIVGQFSYVVETERRFYLANSVEMMPRNADGEVYFELRLSDAWVWDMYRPARFVKQVRVVTFKDVNIEEVEKPELRLPE; from the coding sequence ATGAGTGCAGAAGATCTCGAAAAGTACGAAACCGAGATGGAGCTCTCGCTGTACCGCGAATACAAGGACATCGTCGGCCAGTTCAGCTACGTCGTGGAAACCGAGCGGCGCTTCTACCTGGCCAACAGCGTGGAGATGATGCCACGCAACGCCGACGGCGAGGTGTACTTCGAGCTGCGGCTGTCCGACGCCTGGGTGTGGGACATGTACCGTCCGGCGCGGTTCGTCAAGCAGGTGCGGGTGGTCACCTTCAAGGACGTCAACATCGAAGAGGTCGAGAAGCCCGAGCTGCGGCTGCCGGAATAG
- a CDS encoding siderophore-interacting protein translates to MAGRPLQSFEVVRTHQLTPHMVRVVLGSGHFDAFVPSKFTDSYVKLVFVPDDVDVAGLPRPLTLDSFAGLPPDKRPSVRTMTVRHVDAAARELTIDIVVHGEHGVAGMWAAAAQPGQPIYLMGPGGAYTPDPAADWHLLAGDESALPAIAAALEALPPNAVGQAFIEVAGQEDEIPLTAPESVEVSWIYRGGRADLVPEDRAGDFAPLIDAVTNAPWLPGQVHVFIHGEAQAVMHNLRPYIRNERGVDAKWASSISGYWRRGRTEETFRQWKKELAEAEAG, encoded by the coding sequence GTGGCAGGTCGACCTCTGCAGAGCTTCGAAGTTGTCCGCACTCACCAGCTCACGCCCCACATGGTCCGGGTGGTGCTTGGGAGCGGTCATTTCGACGCCTTCGTGCCGAGCAAATTCACCGACTCGTACGTCAAGCTGGTGTTCGTCCCGGACGATGTCGACGTGGCCGGGTTGCCCCGGCCGTTGACCCTGGACAGCTTCGCCGGCCTGCCCCCCGACAAAAGGCCTTCGGTGCGGACCATGACGGTCCGCCATGTCGACGCCGCCGCCCGCGAGCTCACGATCGACATCGTCGTGCACGGCGAGCACGGGGTCGCGGGCATGTGGGCCGCGGCGGCCCAACCCGGCCAGCCGATCTACCTGATGGGGCCCGGCGGCGCCTACACCCCCGACCCGGCCGCCGACTGGCACCTGCTGGCCGGCGACGAGTCGGCGCTGCCGGCCATCGCCGCGGCGCTGGAGGCCCTGCCCCCCAACGCCGTCGGCCAGGCGTTCATCGAAGTCGCCGGCCAGGAAGACGAGATCCCCTTGACCGCACCGGAATCCGTCGAGGTCAGCTGGATCTATCGCGGCGGCCGCGCCGATCTGGTTCCCGAGGACCGCGCCGGCGACTTCGCGCCGCTGATCGACGCCGTCACCAACGCCCCGTGGCTGCCCGGGCAGGTGCACGTCTTCATCCACGGCGAAGCGCAAGCCGTCATGCACAACCTGCGGCCCTACATCCGCAACGAGCGCGGCGTGGACGCCAAATGGGCGTCGTCGATCTCGGGCTACTGGCGGCGCGGCCGCACCGAAGAGACGTTCCGGCAGTGGAAGAAAGAACTGGCCGAGGCGGAGGCCGGCTGA
- the dprA gene encoding DNA-processing protein DprA, translating to MSDPVSRAWAYLSRVAEPPCAELAALVNRAGAVEAADRVRRGLVDDGVARHTEARREIDRAAADLELLARRGGRLITPGCDEWPLLAFAAFDGAEVRSRGGPPLVLWALGPARLDEVAQRAAAVVGTRASTGYGEQVAADLAAGLVERDVAVVSGGAYGIDGAAHRAALDCDGITVAVLAGGLDIPYPSGHSTLLHRIGRHGLLFTEYPPGVRPARHRFLTRNRLVAAAAGAAVVVEAGLRSGAASTAAWARALGRVVAAVPGPVTSSASAGCHALLRNGAELVTRADDVVELVGRIGELAPEEPHPATALDGLSDAERRVYEALPGRGAASVDEIAVASGLPPERVLGPLAILEVAGLALRDDGRWRIVRGAARIVDGGRVWTGG from the coding sequence ATGAGCGATCCGGTGTCGCGGGCATGGGCCTACCTGTCGCGGGTGGCCGAACCGCCGTGCGCGGAGCTGGCCGCCCTGGTGAACCGCGCCGGCGCGGTGGAGGCGGCCGACCGCGTCCGGCGTGGGCTGGTCGACGACGGCGTGGCACGGCACACCGAGGCGAGGCGCGAAATAGACCGGGCCGCAGCGGATCTCGAATTGCTCGCCCGTCGCGGCGGGCGACTGATCACGCCCGGCTGCGACGAGTGGCCGCTGCTCGCGTTCGCCGCGTTCGACGGCGCCGAAGTCCGGTCCCGCGGCGGGCCGCCGCTGGTGTTGTGGGCACTGGGACCCGCCCGCCTCGACGAGGTGGCGCAGCGCGCGGCCGCGGTGGTCGGAACCCGCGCCTCGACCGGCTACGGCGAGCAGGTGGCCGCCGACCTGGCGGCCGGGCTGGTTGAGCGCGACGTCGCGGTGGTGTCCGGGGGCGCCTACGGCATCGACGGCGCCGCGCACCGCGCGGCGCTCGACTGCGACGGGATCACCGTCGCCGTGCTCGCCGGCGGGCTCGACATCCCCTATCCGTCCGGTCATTCGACGCTGCTGCATCGCATCGGCCGGCACGGGCTGCTGTTCACCGAATACCCGCCGGGTGTCCGCCCGGCCCGGCACCGGTTCCTGACCCGCAACCGGCTGGTCGCCGCCGCCGCGGGGGCGGCCGTGGTGGTGGAAGCGGGCCTGCGCAGCGGCGCGGCGAGCACCGCCGCCTGGGCGCGGGCCTTGGGCCGGGTGGTGGCCGCGGTGCCCGGGCCCGTGACGTCGTCGGCGTCGGCGGGGTGTCATGCGCTGCTGCGCAACGGAGCCGAACTGGTCACCCGCGCCGACGACGTCGTCGAGCTCGTCGGCCGCATCGGCGAGCTGGCACCCGAGGAACCGCACCCGGCCACGGCGCTCGACGGGCTGAGCGACGCCGAGCGCCGGGTGTACGAGGCATTGCCCGGCCGCGGCGCCGCCAGCGTCGACGAGATCGCGGTCGCGTCGGGACTGCCGCCTGAGCGGGTGCTGGGGCCGCTGGCGATCCTCGAGGTGGCCGGGCTGGCGCTGCGCGACGACGGGCGATGGCGAATTGTCCGTGGCGCCGCTCGTATAGTCGACGGGGGTCGGGTCTGGACAGGAGGATAA